TTACAAAATATTGTTCAATTGTTTTCTTAAACCCACATATCATGTGGAGAGTTGGTTGATAGTCTCCACCAATTTTGGTCAAGCCCAAACCTACATGAGAACGTGCTGGCCCGTTGTGGGCTGATGTCAATAGGTCGGGCCAACCCAAATTGATACCTCTTGAGACATGTGTGTgagtttgacaaaaaaaaaggcatGTGTGTGAGATGGGTTGGTGTGATATTATTTGAAGtagttttcatccatgagtAAAGGTATTTCATTTGACAAAGTGAGATGAGAGAGAATGATTGTTATTTCCATCACACTCGAGAAGAATTTACAATCCATTAGTTTTTTAAGCAATTCATCACATTGGAGTGAAGTTCTCCTCGATCGCATTGAAACGCTAAAAACCGATCGAGGTCATAGAGTACAACAATCACCAAGTTAAGATCATATGCAGGATGACCAATTAGAGCAAGGCATTCATATGCACTAGATGTGCTTTTTGTAATGGAAGCGAGACGTTCCTTGACAAAAAATCATTGCATAAgttcttctcaatttctttcaAGCTTCAATTCACGAGAAGAATTAATAGTGAACAATACAATTTGTGTGTGATCTTACAAGGGCAATGAGACATGAAGATCTTGACGAAAATAGTGTGAGTAAGCTGGAGTAGCATCTACTTAGTCAAGTTTCTCTAAAGGACATGAATGTCTCATGTGACATAACCCGCCATATTGGTTGCATTTAGAGggtggatatatatatatttttttctttttacatgcTAGGTTGTGTTTGTTAGTATTGAGTTTGATAGATAGTGGTCGTACTAAGCGAGTTAAAACACTCGAGGAAGTATTGATTGAGAAGGAAATAGTGGAACTCCGGCGAAAGAGTGTTTTATCAACTGGGGATGAAGAGGCGTAGGCAGGGGCAGAGAATCGTCACCGAGTCTAGGAGGGGTCCCTACGAGAACACTCTGATGCCTAAGTTAGTGTCTGGGGGGTTTGGGAAATACTCTAAGCACGAAGAATCGAATGCGTACCTGACTCAATTTTGCTTTGGCCTTCTATACCCGTTCACAGGGTAGGGTAGTCTAGAAGGGTGCAATGAGTGCCTAGAACTCGAGCGAGTGTTGGGAATTGGATCTTTCTGTGCCGCCAACTGTTTGTAGTGATCCAACGACCAGGTGTTCCTCGTTAGTGGGGACTAGGTCTTGAGTTTCACGCTTACCCCTTGTAGGTAGGTCATAGAGTAAGTGATGAGATTGGTGAGGTGATCGATAAGGATCTTTCTTTCCCAAGGGTTTGGTCAGTCTAGTCCAGTCACTTCCGAGTTTGGTCGATCAAAGGTGATCGTCCCTAAACTCAACAAGGTGAAGCGGTAGTGCGATCGAACTAGGGAATGATCGGCTGAGGAGCCTTCCAAAACAGATGGGTAGATGGGTTAGAGGTAAAGTAGAATTTCAATGTGAAGGGAATAATCAAAAGTTATAGAGGAAGTGGAAGATGTCATTGATTGAACATTGCTTTCTTTATTTTCTGGATGACTTTAAGATAAAGACTTATTAACTATGGGAGTTGTTATTCGGACCCCCTCCCACATCTATTCGAACACCtctttaaattgaaaaaatacttaaatgcccttaatgaaaaaaatataaaaaattctcaCCCCCTTCCTCACATTCACTCTCCTCTCACCCTTCCTCTTTCTCCACtcagcaccaccaccactgccaccacaacCTCCATCTTCCCTTCCCTCATCTTTCCTCCATCACCGTCGTCGTCATTGTTACAATCGTTTTTAAACCTTTTTTGTAATTAAACGCACATTAGAGGTGTGTGACTCACGCACTTTTAAAGTGTGAAGTTAACACATTTTTAATGCGCGTTTAGATGCAAATTTCAACAAAACTAACATcggatgatttttaaaaattatgagaccACCATACATCAAGATGGAATATTTGAAGATTTAtggtgaaataattttttttaaatacaaaataaaataccagATGAATGAATTTGGCAAAATTCCAAGAGaccaattactttatttttttcttcaactttgtagttagTCGCCTTCACATTCGAGACAAAAAATTGTCAAATTTTCCAAACCGCACTGCTCTTGATTGTGAAGCGACTCCTATAAGGTGTAAGAATTTGGAGATTCTGACTGCATTTTTGAGCTCGGAATGATCCTATTACCTTAATCAAGAAGTGACAGTCTCAGATTTTTTTCTAGAAATTAATCAGGAAAAAAAAGAATGGTCTTATTACCTatgcactttcaaagtgcgagcgAAAAAATTTTATAAGAGACATTTTCAGATTTTACAAATTTAACAGAGTACGAATAGATAGGAGGAGATCCGAATAACAACTTCGATTAACTATTTATCTCAGAAGCAAAACTCACATTCTTTAAAAACTTCATCACGCGTATTATGTCTTCATAACACACGTCCGAAGGacaactcaagtggtaagagcttgaGACATAAGAGTTTGGTGAGATAAAGAGTGAAAGATCTagagttcgaaccctgaggatgactaatttactaatattactaacaactaacatttacctataaaaaatgTCTTCATAACACACATATACAAAAATAACTAATCATGaatataaaatttaacaatTCGATTTTCATATtagttataaatataattatcaaTTTCTGAAATAAAGTACTCTGCCCGAGTCACACTGCAATTACTCTACCAGGACGCGAATTTCTGAATAGGTGAAGTGGCAATAATATCTTTAATATCTTTAGTTCTAAAAGTAGCTGAAATATATTGAAGTCTTGAATGAATGAAGATGCGAGATCCGTGGGGTTCTCAAATCATGTGAAGCAAACACATAACAAGAGTTGGGAGACACCACGTTAATATATTTCTCTTGCGCCATCTGTGCTTTGCATCTCATACACAAACGCGTTAGTTATTAATAGTTGGCTCAGGTCAATATTGTCTTGCTAGCTAGCAAACATGACTTTTGCAAAATCATGCACGACACCACGATAAAATGCAATTTTAGCGGCAATAATTACATTTTTATGGCCTAAATACAAGCAAAAAAGAAGCCTATACAAGACAAGCTACTATAATTTAGTTCTAATAGAAATATAGAATATTATGATTTCTATAATTTTCAATGTCATGTTATAATTGgttcattttattaatttcatGCACATTTATATCCTATCGTCTCATTCGAATACAAAGTATTAAGACTGAGCATTAAACTTGTTAGCATGATAAACGTTGATTTGAATAATTTAGTTTTATATAGAGAATAAATTAATTGTCATTTGCATAATATTTTGATTACGCAACACGTTTTAATCTTTTTTAGTACCattgcattttaattttttttcattaattttttttcttaaatatgAAACGCTTTAATCACTAAATTAatagttttaattttgtttacaattgaacattaaaattattttttttcactttaaatatgatttgtcttatattttttatttaaattatattttccattttaaatAGTTTtgtaaatgtttaattttatattttaagttgttccttaatttaaaaatacttgtgcaacaattCATTTTCATACTAGTTCATTACAATTTCCATAACTATTCTTTGACTTCAATGATGGATATGATCCCAAAGAAGTGGTTGACCTTCAAGTTTCATGAATTGAAATTGGAAATGAATAAACTGAGCTTGTAGAAGGAGTTGTCTGGGAGAACACACCGTGTGAGATAAGTTAACTTGAGTAATCAAACCCATAACAGAGCATGCTTATCTTTGGTGGTGGTGACTGTCAGAACGGTTTTCGTCTTAAGTTCGTAACTCCTTCCCCAACCAAGAAAACACTCTTTCCCTCTTTCTCTATATATATCCAAACATTATATAggttaaaaagaaaatgagcAGCATATAAAACTTAATCTCTAAACACTTTTATTTCAGTTAAACGATGACAAAGTGGTTCTCTCTCTTGCAAAGAAAAGCGGGTGAGTTTAATTTCTGCTACACACTTTCTCTCTTGATCTAATAtttatcatcatcttcctttcaATCATTAATTGTTTCAGAAACTAATTATTGGCAAATGAATGCAAAAATGCAGGTAGGTCACGCAAAGAATGTGACAAAGATAGCTTTTCTGGCAAGCCAAACGTAAACAGAGAATACCTGAAAGCATTCAGAACAAAATCTTACGTTGAAATATGCAACAAAGCTCAAGAGCAGAAATCAGACTCTTCCATGTCTTCTCCCCTTACTTCCTTCATGCATCTTACTGAATGTTTGCTGGAACCCCGACAAGAAATTGTGACAAACATGACACGGAGCATGAAGATGCATCATCTTTTGGTGGATTACTTCGAAGCCACCTTAGAAGCATGCCGTTGTTGCGACACAATCCTTGAAGGCGTGCGCCAAACACGGCTTGCCAGTGATAGAATCACAACCATTGTTAAGCAAAGCAAAAGAGTGCAATTTGATGGAAACCAATGTATCTATACAAAGCTTGCTTCCTTTGTATTGCAAGATAACCCTTTGTCCAGTGTAAGCTTCGGCGACATCCATGAAAGATACATGTTGCTCCTGCAAAGACTAAATTCAAAGAGAGGGAAAACCCAAAGAAGATTAATAATTAAGCGGGTTTGCAAGAAGGTTGGAAAAACAGGTCTAGTCATTTTGCAAAGTGCTCTTGTGGTGGCTTCACTAGTCGTTGCTTTCCATAGCATAATTGGGATTGTTGTTGCACCCTGTAtcatgggtagtttttttggttTCATGAGGAAGAGATTCAAGTGGGTTCATAAAAGGCAGAGGAGCAGAAACACTTCTGAAGGATTATACCAGCAACTTGATGTTGCTGCTAAAGGGGTTTTTATACTGATCAATGATTTGGATACTATGAGCCGTG
This is a stretch of genomic DNA from Lotus japonicus ecotype B-129 chromosome 1, LjGifu_v1.2. It encodes these proteins:
- the LOC130727844 gene encoding UPF0496 protein At1g20180-like, which codes for MTKWFSLLQRKAGRSRKECDKDSFSGKPNVNREYLKAFRTKSYVEICNKAQEQKSDSSMSSPLTSFMHLTECLLEPRQEIVTNMTRSMKMHHLLVDYFEATLEACRCCDTILEGVRQTRLASDRITTIVKQSKRVQFDGNQCIYTKLASFVLQDNPLSSVSFGDIHERYMLLLQRLNSKRGKTQRRLIIKRVCKKVGKTGLVILQSALVVASLVVAFHSIIGIVVAPCIMGSFFGFMRKRFKWVHKRQRSRNTSEGLYQQLDVAAKGVFILINDLDTMSRVVKRLDDEVEHWREVADICVKNGTSCRGEILEHVVREFHDHESSFVDMLEELEEHVYLCFLTINRSRRLVMEAITEEQH